A section of the Oryza sativa Japonica Group chromosome 1, ASM3414082v1 genome encodes:
- the LOC107276016 gene encoding F-box/LRR-repeat protein 13: protein MGRLAIRPNRSRLTWLRENKNTHPISVTNAVSRVLAAHPGPFHRVDLSCSIMEAHLPELDRWLQLLAAKAVEELVFVNRPWPINLRLPATLFSCTYLRRLYIGVWRFPNTAGLPQCSTAFPHLLELGLCCVLMEDRDLESIISRSPVLEILTVVLSQNVVRLRFVSHSLRCVQLGFSCVADLAAVDAPCLDRLLLSDIWATEGRKFSTRIKIGLAQGLRSLGYLEPGRHLLQIGTTTIKARTRATPSTMVPSVRILALKVYFGTLNEAQMLCSFLQCFPNVETLHLKSDKADELNNATGEHKAMFWKGAGEIECIKSHVKKMVFDEFQGKQSELAFIKFVMERAQVLQKIDIISTNASCTTLEKNKLVLKALDSVKPASKNCQVVYSTHALLEEGGSWSFQRASDLSRSDPFEF, encoded by the exons ATGGGCCGGCTAGCTATCCGTCCGAATCGGTCACGACTCACGTGGCTGAGAGAGAACAAGAACACCCACCCCATCTCCGTCACCAATGCGGTCTCGCGCGTCCTCGCTGCTCACCCGGGACCCTTCCACCGCGTCGACCTGTCCTGCAGCATCATGGAGGCACACCTCCCGGAGCTCGACCGCTGGCTCCAGCTCCTCGCCGCCAAAGCCGTCGAGGAGCTCGTCTTCGTCAACCGTCCCTGGCCCATCAACCTGCGCCTCCCGGCCACGCTCTTCAGCTGCACATACCTCCGACGCCTCTACATCGGCGTATGGAGGTTCCCCAACACCGCTGGCCTCCCCCAATGCAGCACCGCCTTCCCGCACCTGCTGGAGCTTGGCCTTTGCTGTGTACTCATGGAGGACCGCGATCTCGAATCCATTATCTCCAGGAGCCCTGTCCTTGAGATACTCACTGTGGTTCTCAGCCAGAACGTAGTGCGCCTCCGCTTTGTCAGCCACAGCCTACGTTGTGTGCAGCTCGGCTTCTCCTGCGTGGCGGACCTTGCAGCTGTGGACGCCCCATGCCTCGATCGGCTCTTACTGAGCGATATTTGGGCCACGGAAGGGAGAAAATTCTCGACGAGGATCAAGATCGGCCTTGCCCAGGGGTTGAGGTCACTAGGATACCTGGAGCCAGGGCGACACTTGCTGCAGATCGGCACCACCACCATCAAG GCTAGAACAAGAGCAACCCCAAGTACCATGGTTCCAAGCGTGCGGATCTTAGCATTGAAGGTGTACTTTGGTACCCTCAACGAAGCCCAGATGTTGTGCAGTTTCCTCCAGTGCTTTCCCAACGTCGAAACGCTGCACCTCAAG TCTGACAAAGCTGACGAACTCAACAATGCCACTGGGGAGCACAAGGCCATGTTCTGGAAGGGAGCTGGTGAAATTGAATGTATCAAGTCACATGTTAAAAAGATGGTTTTCGATGAGTTCCAAGGGAAGCAGAGTGAGCTTGCCTTCATCAAGTTTGTCATGGAGAGGGCGCAGGTGCTGCAAAAGATTGATATTATTTCCACCAATGCAAGTTGCACAACTTTGGAGAAGAATAAGCTGGTTTTGAAGGCTCTGGATTCTGTAAAACCTGCGAGTAAAAATTGTCAAGTAGTGTACTCGACACATGCCCTTCTCGAAGAAGGCGGCAGTTGGAGCTTCCAAAGAGCATCTGATTTATCTCGTAGTGAtccttttgagttttga